Part of the Panicum virgatum strain AP13 chromosome 4N, P.virgatum_v5, whole genome shotgun sequence genome is shown below.
TACTGTAAAGCAAGTGTATCACCCATTCGTTCATAAAAATGCATCAAATGTCGAGACAAAGGGGCGTCTATATGAACTTCTGGAGATTCTAAAGAGCCAAGTGCATGCAACTGGTGTCCTAGAGCAGCTAATCCATAGGCATATTGAGCGACATTTGTGCGGTCCAAACAATCTATGCAGTTTGTACGTAAGACACCCTTTTGAAATTTTGGAGGCTTTATTTGGGTAGATCCATTGACCTCAGAATTATATTCTGCAATTCCATTGTCAGGATCAGAACTGCCACAAGTATCGTCTTGGGAGATGTCATCAAGATCAACATAGTCTGCAGTGCCATGATTGTTGTTGTCATCACACACGTGAGGACCAAAACCATTCTTCCTATAAAGCATGAAACAAAAAATTAAGGAAGCATCAAGCCAAGTAGGAATTCTAATTAAAAAGCAAAGAAAACAAGTATAATAAATAACAAAGAACTTACAATGTAGCGCTTAAATTAAGGAAACTCTCTGTTCTTTGATCTGGAGAAACTTGATAATAAAAGAACTCTGTCAAGTTCAGAGCTTCAAATGCCACTTTCAGAAGCACTTGAAGAGCATTTGTACTTTTGCTGAAATACAATTTTTCTTCAGTATGTACACCAAATGCATCAAACAGAACATAAGTGTGAGATGCATAACAAAAGAATTAATACCTTTGAGAGTTCTTATGAAGATCCCAATGTAAAAATCTCAAATGATCTTCCAATGGCAGACCactatttataatttttattgcTCTGTCAAATTCCCGGCGGAGTATAATTTCACGTGGTCTCTTCTCACGTGTCTTCCAAAAATAACAACAGAAAATAAATTGCAAGTGTGTGATTATTAAGTATGActtatatgcaaaagatccatCAGAAGTGGCAGCATCATAACAGTGCGCTCACCTTAATTAAGTTTAAGATGATGATAGGATTTCCGTATCTTTTCCTAAGATTTTCAAAATGAAGTCTGGTAGCCTCATAATTCTTGTCCTTTTCATGCACTGCACGGGGGAAAAGATCAACTGATTGAACATTATTTTACAGTTTACATATAAAATAAGGGTTTCAATGCTTACATATGATATCAGGCTTTAGATTCAGCTTTGATGTCTCCTGGGACCAGAACAGTGGAATTGAACCCCTATTCTGCACAACAGAGCTTATTTGCCTTGGTCCAGGCAAGACTTCATAAACTATTTGCTCAGTCTCAACATCATTCGCTACTCTGCCCTCATCATTCACGCCCCTCTTTAGATACCTATAAGACGgtaccaaaaaaagaaaaaaagcagCATATGAATCCCAGCAACACCAATTATTGATAGAAAAGAGTATATATTACTAAGTGTTTGGTAAGTTTGAACCTGGTGCCAGCATAATGCCGCGAGCGTCTAGCAATGAGCGTCAACATAATATCCTTCCCGCATATTGCAAGTTTATCCTTGATATAAATGAAACAAGAATATTATTCTAAATGATTGTATTAATAAACAGAATTAATTAAATGCATTAATATTTAATGGCCTATTGTATTTATAATTTTTCCATCACGATTTTACAAATTATAGACTGAAAACACAACTATTCCtccaacaaaaagaaaaggaaaaataggaTTCTTACTTGTCtagtacaagcaaataaaaaacaCAAATTTAGCTCAGTAAAGAGAGCAGGCGAAGATAATGAACatgcagaaaagaaaagaaaagaaaggagtaGGAACGTAGGATATTGGATAcatcttgttggatgcaatcTATGATATTTCATTAATCCTATTAAACGACACATAACAGGATAAAAAGATATAAGTTTCATAGGTACCTGCTTAAAAAAACCATAGACTAATGCAACAGTCCAGAGTGTAGTTTTCAGAATGTTACGTATCCCTCGAGTTAGGAACTCATTCCATACAAACATTGTGTCATATAATTCCCACCCTTCTTGTGGATCACTAAAGTTCTTCTGGAGGCTTCTCATTATATGATACGAGTGACTAAAAAAGAAGTCTTTTCTAAGATCAATTGTCTGCAAGAGCTTCTTGTACCTGCATGATTTGAGGTTGGCATATGATGAACATACAATGGAACTACTTCGGCATACCATGTAACTATGCTATGCTCCTGAATATTTCAATtttaagaaaaaagaaacaataTTTTATTGAACAGTTAGAAAATATCCAATCTAATTACAAATGTATGATAATGTGAAGGATAAGATGTCAACAATATAATGGGAATGTGGGATGCAATCATGCAGCACACCTGTTCTCATCCTTTGAATTAGTTAACTTTGGCCTTGTCTTAGAATTTGATAACTCAATCATTGCAGTCTTGGTAACTTGGTATACCGGATGGCCAAATATTTCCCCGATCTTTCTCTGCTCAGTAATAATTAACATGTAATAGGGCCCAAGGAACTTAATGAAACCTACAAAGAAAATACATTGTTGATGTGCATTTGCAAGGAAAAAGTTGCTAACTTTGCAACAAATTATGATCAGAGAAAGATGGGATAGTTTACCGATGATTCCAAAACAGTTGGTGACAAATTTAACTCCACCAGATGACCTATGGTCTTCATCTAGAATTTTTAGCAGATCAAGATAGTCACTTTGTGAGTGCACAGTGGAATCCTCATCTACATTGAGCTCGGATGGTTCCATTCTATCAATCGTGAGTAATCTCCATAACGTCTTGTCAGTGTTAGTTCCAAGAATATAaaatttctgcaaaaataaaaatccaTTATTTAATTATGATGAAAATTTTGGGTTGGGATGGGAGAACATGGAGCGTGACAGGGCAGCGAGCTCAAGGTAGCAGGCCTCCCGCAAACACTAAGCAAGGGATGAGAAATAGTAAGGTTCAACCTTTGCACAAGAGTTCGCAAACACATTTTTCTACAAAGACTTCCGTGTAACAGAATGCATCCAGATTGAGAACTTCACCAATTACTATCAAAACCAAGAAATAtaccacaaaaaaaaacaaacacttTGCAACCAAGAATTCAAACAGTAGGGGCATGAACCACAGGCTAGAAATTGGActcagaaaaaggaaaattcaATGATTCTGCATCCTAGTTATAACTGATAACTGCAAGGAACACGCAAAGGTCCCTTTTTTTTAACCAAAATTCCAATAAACGAACGTTAACAGCACTGCAACACACATAGCTGCTCTTTTTcctaacaaaaagaaaaactagaGAACTGCATCACAGCTGACAAAAGAAGGCAGAATTCCCGTATCTCCTACATAGAACGGAACAATATAAGCAGCTAAGAGCTCCTGACAATCAATTGCGACAATATCATGATCCAGGCACAACAAATGAATAAGGATCATCATAATTCATAATCGTGGCGTTGCATGGCATGATCCAGGCATGCAGAGTCGCTGACCCCAGTTCTTGTCCCGAGCTAAAGCGACGCGAGAAGCTCGACGCCTCAACCACATCATCCTTAGCTGTACAACCTTTGCGGAATCACAAAGCACCAGCAGGAGCTGCGCCGTGAATAGCATAATCCCACCACGCAGCGACATGAACAACAGCAACACCCgcacgacgcggcggcgcatTGTGCTCCGGGGGGCTAGGAGCTCACCGACTCGGCCTCGTAGAGCTCGAAGCTCCGGAGGCAGccgtccgcctccgccgccgccatggccggccgaaTCCCCCGGCGCAGGCCGGCTCAATCTCGCatccgccgcggcggcagatCACAGCCCCGCAGCCGCCCGCCGGAACCCTAAATCCGCGCCGCCCGGCTGCTTGAGGTAGAGCATTCCCCGCGCGGACcacggccgcggcgcccgcgaATCCGAGcacaggccggcggcggccccccgAGGCTCGCGGTCGCGAATCCGGACCCGGGATTCCGGGGAGCTCCGCGCCGATCGCGAGCGGCGGAAATGGGGAAATTTCTGGGGGAGGAGGCGAGGCCGTGAATGATGAGGAGATTGGTTGATTTcgctttctttttttcccctccGGAGTCCCTGCGGAATCCGTGAGGCGGGCGTGGCGTGGAGGATGccctggaggaagaggaggtcaggagggaggagggcgagcTGGCCTCAGTGAGAGGGAATATATTGGGATGTGTtgtgtttattttttttaatgtcTTTTCTCTGTGATTTCTATTTGCGTTTGTGCTCTTGGAGGTATTTCTGTCtgttttttgtttgaatttcCACTTGTATAGCGCTCCTGCGCCATCAGTACTGTCGCGTCCAACATTTTCCTCCTGTGagttttttctcatttttcttgtaATAATCATGTTTTTTCACGACCGTGTCTAATCACGTATTTCGTTAAAAGGAGATGTAATAATCATGCTTGATGAGGAGCTCCAAAATGATGGAAAAATGAATGATGGAAACCGGGCGACAATTGATCACTATAGCAATCATCCTCTAAAAATGAGAGGGTATAAGTACCCTCTTCCTGCGTTTATTATAACTTCACGCCATTTCGACGTGTTTTCCTAAATATGTCATATTCCTCACACACGATTATTTTAGGCTAAACTAATGCCTTCTGGCGAGACAGTCtgataaaaaataaaacaagtgCTGAAATTAGTTGTCACACATTCCGCGGTCTTCTTAAGAAACAGCAAAAAATAATGGTGCTTCGCTGAGCTCCCTGCATTATTAGCTCCAGGTGCTGGTGGTGCCGAGCATATTCTAATTCTAGAATCCTGGTGGGCGTCCGGTGGCGGAAAACCTGCCTGGCAATAGGGATGAAAACAGTCGGGAACGGTCGGGAAAATCGCTCAACCGTTCTCGCAACTGTATTTTTTGGTCGGGAACGGAAACGGGAACGGGAAAATCGGAcgggaaaacgaaatcggtattacgggatatcgggaacggaatcaatcagtcgggagcatgccgattacgatcgggaatcgataactcaaaacgggaaaatacatacaaccacttcaaacatttaactcgataaaataattacaactatgcataaataacatggaaacaagactcgtataactaagaaacacaggtaaagtgaatcacgaattcacaattcacgttggaacacatgcaaacaacaattcacatttccaacacaggtaacacagccgactacgacaaatacgggaattctcgcgggaattttcccggctgaAAACGGGAAtcgtgaaaacggtcgggaaaacaccccaaccattcccgttcccgttcccgcccgttttcccattttgttttcccattttcctatttttttcgCGGAAACAGTTTACGGTCGGTTTAAATGGTAAACGGAGCCGGTCGGGACGAGATTTTCCCGTCCCATTTTCAACCCTACCTGGCAACGCTGCAACTGCCTCCCGTCCGCACCGCgcggcacgacggcggcggcggctccggcgaccAGCCAGGTTCCTTTCTCCGAGCCGTGAAGCCACGCACAAGACGGGGCGTGCAGGGTTGGCCAATGACCGAATAAGCGGGCGGATCTGTCCGCCGGTAGCGCTTGTTCGCACGCCACGGCGCCTGGCGGCCGGCGTGCGCGTGGACTTGGCGCtcgaggccgccgcggcgcacggGCAGTGCCAGCGAGCGAGcacgcgccggccggcggcgaccggtcCGCGCGCCGCGGGCGGAGACGGGTTGGGTTGGGGTCCGAGCCTCCGAGGCGGTTTCTGCTGGTGGCGTGGTGCCGAGGGGAGGGGCGCGATCTCGAGGAAAAGGcgcggggcggtgcgcgccaaaCGGGTCGGTTTGCTCAGCTCCGGAGGCGCGGCAGGTGGCGCGAGTTGACtgcgggaggaggcggggggTCGAGGAGCAGGCAACGTGGAGCGGCGGGACTGGCGGCCCGAGCAGGCCCCGCCCCCCGGGCGCCTCAATGATTGGGGGACAGGGGCGGAAAAGGGGTAGGGAGGGATCTGCCGCCTCCcgatgcgcggcggcgcgccacgCCACCC
Proteins encoded:
- the LOC120669800 gene encoding phosphoinositide phosphatase SAC2-like, producing MAAAEADGCLRSFELYEAESKFYILGTNTDKTLWRLLTIDRMEPSELNVDEDSTVHSQSDYLDLLKILDEDHRSSGGVKFVTNCFGIIGFIKFLGPYYMLIITEQRKIGEIFGHPVYQVTKTAMIELSNSKTRPKLTNSKDENRYKKLLQTIDLRKDFFFSHSYHIMRSLQKNFSDPQEGWELYDTMFVWNEFLTRGIRNILKTTLWTVALVYGFFKQDKLAICGKDIMLTLIARRSRHYAGTRYLKRGVNDEGRVANDVETEQIVYEVLPGPRQISSVVQNRGSIPLFWSQETSKLNLKPDIILHEKDKNYEATRLHFENLRKRYGNPIIILNLIKTREKRPREIILRREFDRAIKIINSGLPLEDHLRFLHWDLHKNSQSKSTNALQVLLKVAFEALNLTEFFYYQVSPDQRTESFLNLSATLKNGFGPHVCDDNNNHGTADYVDLDDISQDDTCGSSDPDNGIAEYNSEVNGSTQIKPPKFQKGVLRTNCIDCLDRTNVAQYAYGLAALGHQLHALGSLESPEVHIDAPLSRHLMHFYERMGDTLALQYGGSAAHNKIFSAKRGHLKFAIQSQEFFRTLQRYYSNAYMDAYKQAAINLFLGYFEPQVGKPALWEPESGDEHVLDDDTSKLMKRARSDGSILNNSKPSMSSKGPNGMLNSAFTGSKKEGQYTNWSSDSMHGMSSTSDNSVSKLRYTSSASHVKHISCELDYCNGSGDSNFLDLDWLSASDNERSKAISTPDVNISTDNAIGDVSSGTMDDQTTKIQAHELSKDFVQWVNQGEAFWY